A genomic stretch from Pararhizobium sp. IMCC21322 includes:
- a CDS encoding IclR family transcriptional regulator produces MSDPQSKLQKYSAPALEKGLDIIEFLSLTDSAPSLSQLAAGIGRSKSEIFRMMIVLEERGYIRRAQGDQFVLTDRLGILGAERPLNNKLADLATPILLELSDKTRYSCHLSVLHGKNFIVVAHATLAKSYGLSVQIGHTSPVMNTSAGACFLAFLPDRKRLEFMSYFGDPDHRNHTEFAEEIEKCEQDHLVSMPSLESDSICELSAPVLHTTHKGTVAVVTIPYMDTSKSKGIRQGIADDLLAATQLLRDKISITMPNLVLPAIAPTS; encoded by the coding sequence GTGTCTGACCCGCAATCCAAACTGCAGAAATATTCAGCCCCCGCGCTGGAAAAGGGCCTGGATATTATCGAGTTTCTGTCCCTCACGGATTCCGCTCCCTCCCTCTCGCAGCTTGCGGCTGGTATTGGCCGCTCCAAGAGCGAGATTTTTCGGATGATGATTGTGCTCGAAGAACGGGGCTATATCAGGCGGGCACAAGGTGACCAGTTTGTTCTGACAGACCGTCTTGGCATTCTGGGTGCGGAACGCCCGCTCAACAACAAACTTGCAGACCTTGCTACACCCATCCTTCTGGAGCTGTCAGACAAGACACGATATTCGTGCCACCTGTCTGTTTTACATGGCAAAAATTTCATTGTTGTAGCGCATGCAACCCTTGCAAAAAGCTATGGCTTGTCCGTGCAGATAGGCCACACATCGCCGGTCATGAACACGTCAGCTGGCGCTTGTTTTCTGGCGTTCCTGCCAGACCGGAAACGCCTTGAATTCATGTCCTACTTTGGTGACCCGGATCATCGCAATCACACTGAATTTGCTGAGGAAATTGAAAAATGCGAACAGGACCATCTGGTGTCCATGCCGAGCCTGGAATCTGATTCAATCTGTGAATTGTCGGCGCCCGTTCTGCACACCACGCATAAGGGAACGGTTGCGGTCGTGACCATCCCCTATATGGATACCAGCAAATCGAAAGGTATTCGTCAGGGAATTGCGGACGATCTTTTGGCGGCAACACAGCTGTTGCGCGACAAAATCAGCATTACGATGCCAAATCTGGTTCTTCCTGCGATTGCTCCGACATCCTGA
- a CDS encoding ABC transporter permease → MKATSLSKPQGVSGKPATAILLSLVAKTKLYWGLAALIVFGIFTSPLSSKGNNIFMSVGNLTDVLRQVSVTGIVAVGMTLVIFIAGIDLSVGSILALGTVICAMLLTQEGWTAASYFGIPATGAVLFVIVFGAAAFLRKNLVSRDQTASQNKGLRNNIVPLIIAVVIATAAMVWLASQVQTKFGVLAVLLAVPCIGAVMGTLNGSLIVHGRLQPFIVTLAMMVGALGLARVIAGQDTAVYPVYTGSNAAESFEVLRSLFLGVIPVPGLFFLGVFVIAYLAARFTTYGSYLLAIGGNEEAARLAGINVNRAKITTYAIAGALSAFAGILYVAQFRQGKPDAGLGLELDAIAAVVIGGTSLMGGRGSIIGTLVGVLIFGFLSNILQLNNIDSNSQLILKGMIIIVAVLIQEGRLEQVSLVIRQMLRPKRNL, encoded by the coding sequence ATGAAAGCGACGTCCCTATCAAAGCCGCAAGGTGTGAGCGGAAAGCCTGCTACGGCAATTCTTTTGTCGCTCGTTGCCAAAACAAAGCTCTATTGGGGTCTGGCAGCGCTGATTGTCTTCGGCATCTTCACATCGCCCCTGTCATCAAAAGGCAACAACATATTCATGTCCGTCGGCAATTTGACCGATGTTCTGAGGCAGGTCTCGGTCACCGGAATTGTTGCAGTTGGCATGACGCTGGTGATTTTCATCGCCGGCATTGATCTGTCTGTTGGATCTATCCTGGCTCTGGGAACAGTGATCTGCGCCATGCTTCTGACCCAGGAAGGCTGGACAGCAGCGAGCTATTTTGGCATTCCCGCAACCGGCGCGGTGTTGTTTGTCATTGTCTTTGGTGCTGCTGCCTTTTTGCGAAAAAATCTGGTTAGCCGGGATCAAACGGCAAGTCAGAACAAGGGATTGCGCAACAACATCGTGCCACTGATCATTGCCGTTGTCATTGCGACCGCAGCAATGGTTTGGCTTGCCAGTCAGGTCCAGACCAAGTTTGGCGTTCTGGCGGTTCTTCTGGCAGTGCCCTGTATCGGGGCAGTCATGGGCACCTTGAACGGTTCGCTGATCGTACATGGCCGTTTGCAACCATTCATCGTCACATTGGCCATGATGGTTGGTGCCCTTGGGCTGGCCCGCGTTATCGCCGGTCAGGATACGGCGGTTTATCCGGTTTACACCGGAAGCAATGCCGCTGAATCATTTGAGGTTTTGCGCAGCCTGTTTCTGGGTGTCATTCCGGTGCCGGGCCTGTTTTTCCTCGGCGTGTTTGTGATTGCCTATCTGGCAGCGCGTTTTACCACCTATGGCAGCTATTTGCTGGCCATTGGCGGGAATGAAGAGGCTGCGCGTCTGGCCGGTATCAATGTCAATCGCGCCAAGATCACCACCTACGCTATTGCGGGCGCGTTGTCGGCCTTTGCCGGCATTCTTTATGTCGCACAATTTCGTCAGGGCAAGCCGGATGCGGGTCTTGGCCTGGAACTGGATGCCATTGCCGCCGTCGTTATCGGCGGAACCAGTCTCATGGGCGGACGAGGCTCGATAATCGGCACGCTGGTCGGCGTGCTGATTTTCGGCTTCCTCAGCAACATTCTGCAACTCAATAACATCGACAGCAATTCACAGCTCATCCTGAAAGGCATGATCATCATCGTTGCGGTGCTGATTCAGGAAGGACGGCTGGAACAGGTCTCTTTGGTCATCAGGCAAATGCTTAGGCCAAAAAGAAATCTCTAA
- a CDS encoding substrate-binding domain-containing protein produces MNRRSFSKWFMAVASTTLLVTAGGTGALQAADKYVIGFSQVTTVEPWRVQFNKDLRAEAALHDNVELLISDANDRTEKQVADVENFIRQEVDALLISPKEAAGLTGVVEQATDAGIPVFVLDRNVETDKFIQWVGGNNALIGVAAGKFALDALGGKGNAKGKIVEIWGGLGITATFERSEGFHDAFEGEEGVEFLLDQQSGDWKQDQAYDIMSTALRNFEDITMVYGHNDPMAYGAYLAAKDAGREKDIIFIGVDGLPDEGVMWVHKGELSATFLYPTPGAEGLRQALKHLAGEEVEKSVVLDTEAITSENAEEILKRNGLM; encoded by the coding sequence ATGAACAGAAGGTCTTTTAGCAAGTGGTTTATGGCTGTTGCCTCGACCACGCTTCTGGTAACCGCCGGTGGCACAGGTGCGCTGCAGGCTGCGGACAAATATGTCATCGGCTTTTCACAGGTCACGACAGTTGAGCCATGGCGGGTTCAGTTCAACAAGGATTTGCGGGCAGAAGCTGCCTTGCATGACAATGTTGAGCTGCTCATTTCCGATGCCAATGACCGCACGGAAAAGCAGGTTGCTGATGTTGAAAACTTCATCCGTCAGGAAGTCGATGCTCTTCTGATTTCACCAAAAGAAGCTGCTGGCCTCACCGGTGTGGTTGAGCAGGCAACAGATGCCGGAATACCGGTGTTTGTGCTTGACCGTAATGTCGAGACTGACAAATTCATTCAGTGGGTTGGCGGCAACAACGCTTTGATCGGTGTAGCTGCTGGCAAGTTTGCGCTGGATGCATTGGGCGGCAAAGGCAACGCAAAAGGCAAGATTGTGGAAATCTGGGGTGGTCTTGGCATCACTGCGACATTCGAACGGTCTGAAGGCTTTCATGATGCGTTTGAAGGTGAAGAAGGTGTTGAATTCCTGCTGGATCAGCAATCCGGCGACTGGAAACAGGACCAGGCCTACGACATCATGTCCACAGCCCTGCGCAACTTCGAAGATATCACCATGGTCTATGGTCACAATGATCCAATGGCCTATGGCGCATATCTGGCTGCTAAAGATGCCGGACGTGAGAAAGACATCATCTTTATAGGTGTTGATGGTCTTCCCGATGAAGGCGTGATGTGGGTTCACAAGGGTGAATTGTCAGCAACCTTCCTGTACCCAACTCCAGGTGCCGAAGGCCTGCGTCAGGCGCTGAAACATCTGGCCGGCGAAGAAGTTGAAAAATCCGTCGTTCTGGATACTGAAGCCATTACTTCGGAAAATGCCGAGGAAATCCTCAAACGCAATGGACTGATGTAA
- the aroQ gene encoding type II 3-dehydroquinate dehydratase — MSLIFVLNGPNLNLLGKRQPDIYGHETLADVEVDCRSLASELGFDIRFHQSNREYELIDWIHEAREIGAAIVINPAAFTHTSVAILDALNTFEGPVMEVHISNVHQREAFRHHSYVSMRADGVIAGMGTQGYQLAIRRAVAQVQAD, encoded by the coding sequence TTGTCACTTATCTTTGTCCTGAATGGACCAAACCTCAATTTGCTGGGAAAACGCCAGCCTGACATTTATGGGCATGAAACCCTTGCCGATGTTGAAGTGGATTGCCGCTCTCTGGCATCGGAACTGGGTTTTGACATTCGTTTTCACCAGTCGAATCGTGAGTATGAACTGATTGACTGGATACATGAGGCTCGGGAAATCGGCGCAGCGATTGTTATCAATCCCGCCGCGTTTACGCATACCAGTGTTGCTATTCTGGATGCCCTGAATACATTTGAGGGACCGGTGATGGAGGTGCACATTTCCAATGTGCACCAACGCGAAGCGTTTCGTCACCACTCCTACGTTTCCATGCGCGCTGATGGCGTCATTGCCGGCATGGGCACACAGGGCTACCAATTGGCAATTCGCCGAGCCGTTGCCCAAGTGCAGGCTGACTAG
- a CDS encoding sugar ABC transporter ATP-binding protein: MQIQEERLSGISLGESKIALELKGIGKSFADISVLRDVDLIINGGEIHTLMGENGAGKSTLVKIISGVNTPSAGSMTIDGVPVRFETPRDAEYQGIAIMHQELSLIPEMTVAENVMLGHEPLIGGLFVDRTRMREKAKEALARFGFTIDIDTPVKQLRVGEQQLIEIARALLMDARLLIMDEPTSALSQTEADILMEVIRDLALNGVAVLYISHRMDEVFEISDRITVLRDGDYLGTVLASDTTPTDVIELMVGRRIEVVRIDRKTKPSSEKVLEVENLTVSSGISSGGRPVLQDVSFSLHKGEILGVGGLLGAGRTELLETLFGARNGNHSGRLVVEGEAVNLRSPVDAVDRGLALITEDRKATGLILNHSIADNVILPLLPRTTRFGLRSEKHKREEALAVIEKLSVTARGPDHLVGQLSGGNQQKIVLGKWLATSPRILLLDEPTRGIDIGAKDEIYTLIGKLADEGISIILASSEIPEFLAVCDRVMVLCEGRVTGTLESDEMSYDGIKHLAMQFL; the protein is encoded by the coding sequence ATGCAGATCCAGGAGGAACGGCTCAGCGGCATTTCGTTGGGCGAGAGCAAAATTGCATTGGAACTGAAAGGCATTGGAAAGTCCTTTGCCGACATATCGGTTCTGCGCGACGTTGACCTGATCATCAATGGTGGAGAAATCCACACTTTGATGGGAGAGAACGGCGCCGGAAAGTCCACCCTTGTAAAAATCATCAGTGGTGTGAACACGCCCAGCGCCGGTTCCATGACAATTGATGGTGTTCCTGTGCGCTTTGAGACGCCGCGTGATGCGGAATATCAGGGCATTGCCATCATGCATCAGGAACTCAGCCTTATCCCGGAAATGACCGTCGCGGAGAACGTGATGCTGGGTCATGAACCGCTGATTGGTGGTCTCTTTGTGGATCGCACCCGCATGCGGGAAAAGGCCAAGGAAGCCCTCGCGCGGTTTGGCTTTACAATCGACATTGATACACCGGTCAAACAATTGCGCGTGGGCGAGCAGCAGTTGATTGAAATTGCACGCGCCCTGCTGATGGATGCGCGTCTGCTGATCATGGATGAGCCAACGTCTGCCCTCTCGCAGACCGAGGCAGACATTCTGATGGAGGTAATCCGTGATCTGGCTCTGAATGGCGTTGCGGTACTTTATATCTCGCATCGCATGGATGAGGTGTTCGAGATATCCGACAGAATTACGGTTCTGCGAGACGGGGACTATCTGGGCACCGTACTGGCCAGTGACACAACGCCCACGGATGTCATTGAACTCATGGTTGGGCGCCGGATTGAAGTGGTTCGTATTGACCGCAAGACCAAACCTTCCAGTGAAAAAGTGTTGGAAGTCGAGAATCTGACTGTCTCATCCGGCATTTCTTCTGGTGGGCGACCGGTCCTTCAGGATGTGTCGTTCTCACTTCACAAGGGAGAAATTCTGGGCGTCGGTGGCCTGCTGGGCGCGGGACGGACAGAACTTCTGGAAACATTGTTTGGTGCCAGAAATGGCAATCATTCAGGTCGTCTGGTTGTTGAAGGTGAAGCCGTGAATCTGCGCAGCCCCGTGGACGCAGTTGACCGCGGTCTTGCGCTCATCACTGAGGATCGCAAGGCAACCGGCCTCATCCTCAATCACAGCATAGCCGATAATGTTATTCTGCCCCTCCTGCCCCGAACCACACGATTTGGCTTGCGCTCTGAAAAGCACAAGCGGGAAGAGGCTCTGGCGGTCATTGAAAAACTCAGTGTTACGGCACGCGGGCCGGACCATCTGGTTGGCCAGTTGAGCGGCGGCAATCAACAGAAAATCGTTCTTGGCAAATGGCTGGCCACGTCGCCCCGCATCTTGCTGCTGGATGAACCGACAAGAGGCATCGATATCGGTGCAAAAGATGAAATTTACACTCTGATCGGCAAGCTTGCTGACGAAGGTATCTCGATCATACTGGCCAGTTCGGAAATTCCGGAATTTCTCGCCGTCTGTGATCGGGTCATGGTGCTTTGTGAAGGCAGGGTTACCGGAACGCTGGAAAGCGATGAGATGTCCTATGACGGCATCAAACACCTGGCGATGCAGTTCTTATGA